The Carassius carassius chromosome 31, fCarCar2.1, whole genome shotgun sequence genome includes a region encoding these proteins:
- the LOC132111541 gene encoding rho guanine nucleotide exchange factor 10-like isoform X3 produces MSMFSMDVEDFPPPPPDMLDEEDEGERFEFDDSGDEAPEADRPPPEPEGIPVPPPCSSAAGDAPVNRTSPNPENLLTAEADLPPPPQDCPTNNSPLALAPFPQCDLPPPPVELERGPPEGATGAAVDSEQDMNRGAGVVPTSASNSRLKVSPYSVIDIGPIQQQLLSEQSGTPSSPSANESENDIWDVPSSPGLSSGYSVPVPCGYATPSNVPLIPPTYTTPVIIRHFSMDEDVTVVGAGNTPVDSGMSSVFSEECPVIREEDALAKWVSDPANTAWMDSPDEVIYDDVPRENSGSTTDPDEMIYDDVELGEEGGSSSLDNGWSSSEFESYEEASDTENGHGENGLPDAFVRGRAPSKKTHLSEDLVRLKEHYERKMRDLMVNTVGTVELQQLKHKHEQKMQRLVKAAKDGTKDGLQKTKDAVRKGRSFIRTRSLCHEKKPSCFDEESDLFIEVECFNVDPVLGPAPDGLSQYQVMRRCILETILESEKNYLEALKRILEQYEKSLAEIEPRLLSDRKRKVVFYRIREILQSHALFQMALASRVSDWDELEMIGDVFVASFSKSMVLDAYSEYVNNFSLAMGVVRKACAAKPSFLDFLKHRQETSKDHLTLFGLMMKPIQRFPQFILLLQDMLKNTPVGHPDRLPLQMALTELETLAEKLNERKREADQRCEIRHIAKAMNEHYLNKLLSSGSRYLIRSDDVVETVYNDRGEIIKTKERRVFLLNDVLMCATPNWRPSQDGVSVGPGGEGVPSGQRFLLKWSVPLSLVEVVEFGSSEELGESRFPPSHSGDKVVINAKPNKLYMGPGQLYQDLQNLIHDLGLVNQISTMISSLKGNYQNVNGSVAQDWVSGLQRLILKKEEEIRAADRCRIQLQLPGKQDKYGRPTFFTAVFNAFSPSIKQAWISNLQMAKLALLEDNIQGWFCAEDDNQMRKQNHPLLLKQMAVVMSKLQEFKVECAVHNPEPHVNTDSTADLPVVGHGCVWVASCTNHMGQISIVALQNSNPKVTECFNVESRILCMTYVPMGEPLENGEIKPEYQKAGETPTVCLGMEEGSISVYKSSQRSKKVRLQHFFSPDKSSVTCLVYKSGCLYAGLVSGSLVVYSRADDGSWVESGARVLKLGVLPVKALMVVGEHVWASSGGQIFIISTHTHTVERHFEAHQEEGMVVSHMVVAGVGIWISFSTGSTLRLFHTETLDHLQDINIATAVNNILPGQQRVSVSSLLVCHGLLLVGTNLGVTVALSVPRLQGIPKVTGRGMVSFHAHHGPVKFLTMATAVCNVSQATMATLTSSTPSQCQPGAHEEEGTQLDENCSGLGRSSTSSPSHAPVLQDSLSSSCGSLALSQGSLEHGPEDGAIYDLLNEPAHFQKAKQTERVNVSSVLVVSGGLGHRRINRKTKPSKHEEMVSTIMVWQIPLPSL; encoded by the exons ATGAGCATGTTCAGCATGGATGTGGAGGATTTCCCCCCTCCTCCCCCTGACA tGTTGGATGAGGAAGATGAAGGTGAGAGGTTTGAGTTTGATGACAGTGGTGATGAAGCCCCCGAGGCAGATCGGCCACCCCCTGAACCTGAGGGAATCCCCGTGCCTCCCCCCTGCTCATCAGCAGCTGGGGACGCACCCGTAAATAGAACAAGTCCAAACCCGGAGAACTTACTCACCGCAGAGGCTGATCTGCCCCCTCCACCTCAGGACTGCCCCACTAATAACAGCCCTTTGGCTCTTGCACCCTTCCCACAGTGTGATCTACCCCCTCCTCCTGTAGAACTAGAGAGAGGGCCACCGGAGGGCGCTACAGGAGCTGCTGTTGACAGCGAGCAGGACA TGAACAGAGGTGCTGGTGTGGTTCCTACCTCTGCGTCCAACTCCAGGCTCAAAGTCAGCCCCTACTCTGTGATTGACATCGGCCCTATCCAGCAGCAGCTGCTCTCAGAGCAGAGCGGCACTCCCTCCTCTCCCTCAGCCAATGAGAGTGAAAACGACATTTGGGATGTACCCAGTAGCCCTGGGTTGTCCTCTGGGTATTCAGTGCCAGTGCCATGTGGTTATGCAACGCCCTCAAATGTGCCGTTGATCCCACCAACCTACACCACCCCAGTTATCATCCGACACTTCTCTATGGATGAAGATG TGACTGTGGTGGGAGCAGGAAATACTCCAGTGGACAG TGGTATGTCCAGTGTTTTCAGCGAAGAGTGTCCAGTCATCAGAGAGGAAGATGCTCTTGCTAAGTGGGTGTCAGACCCAGCGAACACGGCCTGGATGGACA GTCCTGATGAAGTGATTTATGATGATGTACCGAGAGAGAACTCTGGATCCACTACAG ACCCAGATGAGATGATCTATGATGATGTTGAGCTCGGGGAAGAGGGTGGCAGCAGCTCTCTGGACAACGGCTGGAGCTCCAGTGAGTTTGAAAGCTATGAGGAAGCCAGTGACACAGAGAATGGACATGGAGAGAACGGCCTCCCCGATGCCTTTGTCAGGGGCCGTGCACCCAGCAAGAAAACACAC CTGTCTGAAGATCTGGTGCGTTTGAAAGAGCACTATGAGAGAAAGATGCGAGATCTCATGGTAAACACAGTGGGGACAGTAGAGCTACAGCAGCTCAAACACAAACACGAACAAAAG ATGCAGCGGCTCGTAAAAGCAGCCAAAGATGGAACTAAAGATGGTCTGCAGAAAACCAAAGATGCGGTCAGAAAGGGACGATCTTTCATTCGCACCAGATCTCTCTGTCATG AGAAGAAACCCAGCTGCTTTGATGAAGAGTCAGATCTGTTCATTGAGGTGGAGTGTTTCAATGTGGACCCTGTGCTGGGACCTGCACCAGATGGGCTTTCTCAATACCAG GTGATGAGGAGGTGCATTCTGGAGACGATTCTAGAGAGTGAGAAGAATTATCTGGAAGCTCTGAAGAGAATTTTAGAg CAATATGAGAAGTCCCTGGCTGAGATTGAGCCTCGCTTACTGAGTGACCGCAAGCGTAAGGTGGTGTTTTACCGGATACGTGAGATCCTACAGTCCCATGCCCTGTTCCAGATGGCATTGGCCAGCCGTGTGTCCGACTGGGATGAGCTGGAGATGATCGGAGATGTGTTTGTAGCATCG TTTTCTAAGTCCATGGTGTTGGATGCTTACagtgaatatgtgaataacttCAGCTTGGCGATGGGAGTGGTGAGGAAGGCATGTGCCGCTAAGCCCAGTTTCCTTGACTTCCTCAAG CATCGTCAGGAAACCAGTAAAGATCATCTGACCCTCTTTGGACTGATGATGAAGCCTATTCAGCGGTTCCCCCAGTTCATACTGCTGCTGCAA GACATGCTAAAAAACACGCCTGTAGGTCATCCCGACCGTCTTCCACTCCAGATGGCTCTCACTGAACTGGAAACACTTGCCGAAAAATTAAATGAGAGGAAAAGAGAGGCAGATCAGCGCTGTGAGATCAGACACATCGCTAAGGCTATGAATGAACATTACCTCAACAAG cTGCTGAGCAGTGGCAGCCGTTATCTGATTCGTTCTGATGACGTTGTGGAAACCGTTTATAACGATCGCGGGGAGATCATTAAGACAAAAGAACGGCGAGTCTTTCTTCTGAATGATGTGCTCATGTGTGCCACCCCCAACTGGCG CCCCTCTCAGGATGGTGTGAGTGTGGGACCCGGAGGTGAAGGTGTTCCCTCAGGGCAGCGCTTCCTGCTCAAGTGGAGCGTGCCTTTGAGTTTGGTTGAGGTCGTAGAGTTTGGCTCGAGTGAGGAGTTGGGCGAATCACGATTTCCCCCCTCGCACTCAGGAGATAAAGTCGTCATTAATGCTAAACCTA ATAAATTGTATATGGGTCCAGGGCAGCTTTACCAGGACCTACAGAACCTGATCCATGACCTGGGTTTGGTGAACCAGATCTCCACTATGATCAGCAGTTTGAAGGGGAATTATCAG AATGTTAATGGGTCAGTGGCTCAGGATTGGGTTTCAGGTCTCCAGCGCCTGATTTTAAAGAAAGAGGAGGAGATTCGGGCAGCTGATCGCTGTAGGATACAACTACAGTTACCAGGGAAACAAGACAA GTACGGTAGACCCACGTTCTTCACTGCAGTCTTCAACGCTTTCAGTCCATCTATCAAGCAAGCTTGGATCAGTAATCTGCAGATGGCTAAATTGGCTCTAC TTGAAGACAACATCCAAGGTTGGTTTTGTGCTGAAGATGATAATCAGATGAGGAAGCAGAACCATCCTCTCTTACTCAAGCAGATGGCTGTGGTCATGTCCAAACTACAGGAGTTCAAG GTGGAGTGTGCAGTTCACAACCCTGAGCCTCATGTGAACACTGACAGCACTGCAGATCTGCCTGTTGTGGGTCACGGATGTGTGTGG GTGGCCAGCTGCACCAATCACATGGGTCAGATCTCCATTGTGGCACTGCAGAACTCAAATCCCAAAGTGACTGAGTGTTTCAATGTGGAGTCTCGTATTCTTTGCATGACGTACGTGCCCATGGGTGAACCATTGGAAAATGGCGAGATAAAACCTGAATACCAGAAAGCCGGTGAGACACCGACTGTGTGTCTGGGAATGGAGGAAGGCAG tatatCTGTGTATAAAAGCAGCCAACGGTCTAAGAAGGTTCGTCTGCAGCACTTCTTCTCCCCTGATAAGTCTAGCGTCACATGTCTGGTGTACAAGAGTGGCTGTCTGTACGCAGGCCTGGTCAGTGGTTCTCTGGTTGTCTATTCCAGGGCTGATG ACGGTTCCTGGGTCGAGTCAGGGGCCCGTGTGCTGAAGCTGGGGGTGTTGCCGGTTAAAGCCCTGATGGTGGTGGGTGAACACGTCTGGGCCTCATCAGGAGGGCAGATCTTCATCatcagcacacatacacacactgtggaG CGTCACTTTGAAGCCCATCAGGAAGAGGGAATGGTCGTGTCCCACATGGTGGTGGCCGGGGTCGGGATCTGGATATCCTTCAGCACCGGCTCCACCCTCCGACTCTTCCACACCGAGACTCTCGACCACCTGCAAGACATCAACATCGCCACAGCTGTCAACAACATACTCCCAG GACAGCAGAGAGTCTCTGTGAGCAGTCTGTTAGTGTGTCATGGACTGCTGTTGGTGGGGACCAATCTCGGGGTCACAGTGGCCCTGTCCGTGCCCAGACTGCAGGGCATCCCAAAAGTCACAG GTCGAGGAATGGTCTCTTTTCATGCTCACCATGGCCCAGTCAAGTtcctcaccatggcaacagcagtGTGTAATGTCTCCCAAGCAACAATGGCAACTCTCACCTCCAGCACACCCAGCCAGTGCCAGCCTGGGGCCCATGAGGAGGAGGGAACCCAACTGGATGAGAACTGCTCCGGACTGGGGCGCAGCAGCACCAGCTCTCCCTCACATGCTCCAGTTCTCCAGGACTCCCTGTCCTCCTCATGTGGCTCTCTGGCTCTGTCTCAGGGCTCTTTAGAGCACGGCCCAGAGGACGGGGCAATATACGACCTGCTGAATGAGCCAGCGCACTTCCAGAAGGCCAAGCAGACTGAGAGAGTGAATGTGAGCTCAGTGTTGGTGGTGTCTGGAGGACTGGGACACCGCAGAatcaacagaaaaacaaaaccatCTAAGCATGAGGAGATGGTGTCCACCATTATGGTGTGGCAGATACCACTGCCCAGCCTGTGA
- the LOC132111541 gene encoding rho guanine nucleotide exchange factor 10-like isoform X6: MLLLKVFVRVGEGSFPDHQCVSQMSMFSMDVEDFPPPPPDMLDEEDEGERFEFDDSGDEAPEADRPPPEPEGIPVPPPCSSAAGDAPVNRTSPNPENLLTAEADLPPPPQDCPTNNSPLALAPFPQCDLPPPPVELERGPPEGATGAAVDSEQDMTVVGAGNTPVDSVFSEECPVIREEDALAKWVSDPANTAWMDSPDEVIYDDVPRENSGSTTDPDEMIYDDVELGEEGGSSSLDNGWSSSEFESYEEASDTENGHGENGLPDAFVRGRAPSKKTHLSEDLVRLKEHYERKMRDLMVNTVGTVELQQLKHKHEQKMQRLVKAAKDGTKDGLQKTKDAVRKGRSFIRTRSLCHEKKPSCFDEESDLFIEVECFNVDPVLGPAPDGLSQYQVMRRCILETILESEKNYLEALKRILEQYEKSLAEIEPRLLSDRKRKVVFYRIREILQSHALFQMALASRVSDWDELEMIGDVFVASFSKSMVLDAYSEYVNNFSLAMGVVRKACAAKPSFLDFLKHRQETSKDHLTLFGLMMKPIQRFPQFILLLQDMLKNTPVGHPDRLPLQMALTELETLAEKLNERKREADQRCEIRHIAKAMNEHYLNKLLSSGSRYLIRSDDVVETVYNDRGEIIKTKERRVFLLNDVLMCATPNWRPSQDGVSVGPGGEGVPSGQRFLLKWSVPLSLVEVVEFGSSEELGESRFPPSHSGDKVVINAKPNKLYMGPGQLYQDLQNLIHDLGLVNQISTMISSLKGNYQNVNGSVAQDWVSGLQRLILKKEEEIRAADRCRIQLQLPGKQDKYGRPTFFTAVFNAFSPSIKQAWISNLQMAKLALLEDNIQGWFCAEDDNQMRKQNHPLLLKQMAVVMSKLQEFKVECAVHNPEPHVNTDSTADLPVVGHGCVWVASCTNHMGQISIVALQNSNPKVTECFNVESRILCMTYVPMGEPLENGEIKPEYQKAGETPTVCLGMEEGSISVYKSSQRSKKVRLQHFFSPDKSSVTCLVYKSGCLYAGLVSGSLVVYSRADDGSWVESGARVLKLGVLPVKALMVVGEHVWASSGGQIFIISTHTHTVERHFEAHQEEGMVVSHMVVAGVGIWISFSTGSTLRLFHTETLDHLQDINIATAVNNILPGQQRVSVSSLLVCHGLLLVGTNLGVTVALSVPRLQGIPKVTGRGMVSFHAHHGPVKFLTMATAVCNVSQATMATLTSSTPSQCQPGAHEEEGTQLDENCSGLGRSSTSSPSHAPVLQDSLSSSCGSLALSQGSLEHGPEDGAIYDLLNEPAHFQKAKQTERVNVSSVLVVSGGLGHRRINRKTKPSKHEEMVSTIMVWQIPLPSL, translated from the exons GTTTGTAAGAGTTGGTGAAGGATCTTTCCCTGATCATCAGTGTGTGTCTCAGATGAGCATGTTCAGCATGGATGTGGAGGATTTCCCCCCTCCTCCCCCTGACA tGTTGGATGAGGAAGATGAAGGTGAGAGGTTTGAGTTTGATGACAGTGGTGATGAAGCCCCCGAGGCAGATCGGCCACCCCCTGAACCTGAGGGAATCCCCGTGCCTCCCCCCTGCTCATCAGCAGCTGGGGACGCACCCGTAAATAGAACAAGTCCAAACCCGGAGAACTTACTCACCGCAGAGGCTGATCTGCCCCCTCCACCTCAGGACTGCCCCACTAATAACAGCCCTTTGGCTCTTGCACCCTTCCCACAGTGTGATCTACCCCCTCCTCCTGTAGAACTAGAGAGAGGGCCACCGGAGGGCGCTACAGGAGCTGCTGTTGACAGCGAGCAGGACA TGACTGTGGTGGGAGCAGGAAATACTCCAGTGGACAG TGTTTTCAGCGAAGAGTGTCCAGTCATCAGAGAGGAAGATGCTCTTGCTAAGTGGGTGTCAGACCCAGCGAACACGGCCTGGATGGACA GTCCTGATGAAGTGATTTATGATGATGTACCGAGAGAGAACTCTGGATCCACTACAG ACCCAGATGAGATGATCTATGATGATGTTGAGCTCGGGGAAGAGGGTGGCAGCAGCTCTCTGGACAACGGCTGGAGCTCCAGTGAGTTTGAAAGCTATGAGGAAGCCAGTGACACAGAGAATGGACATGGAGAGAACGGCCTCCCCGATGCCTTTGTCAGGGGCCGTGCACCCAGCAAGAAAACACAC CTGTCTGAAGATCTGGTGCGTTTGAAAGAGCACTATGAGAGAAAGATGCGAGATCTCATGGTAAACACAGTGGGGACAGTAGAGCTACAGCAGCTCAAACACAAACACGAACAAAAG ATGCAGCGGCTCGTAAAAGCAGCCAAAGATGGAACTAAAGATGGTCTGCAGAAAACCAAAGATGCGGTCAGAAAGGGACGATCTTTCATTCGCACCAGATCTCTCTGTCATG AGAAGAAACCCAGCTGCTTTGATGAAGAGTCAGATCTGTTCATTGAGGTGGAGTGTTTCAATGTGGACCCTGTGCTGGGACCTGCACCAGATGGGCTTTCTCAATACCAG GTGATGAGGAGGTGCATTCTGGAGACGATTCTAGAGAGTGAGAAGAATTATCTGGAAGCTCTGAAGAGAATTTTAGAg CAATATGAGAAGTCCCTGGCTGAGATTGAGCCTCGCTTACTGAGTGACCGCAAGCGTAAGGTGGTGTTTTACCGGATACGTGAGATCCTACAGTCCCATGCCCTGTTCCAGATGGCATTGGCCAGCCGTGTGTCCGACTGGGATGAGCTGGAGATGATCGGAGATGTGTTTGTAGCATCG TTTTCTAAGTCCATGGTGTTGGATGCTTACagtgaatatgtgaataacttCAGCTTGGCGATGGGAGTGGTGAGGAAGGCATGTGCCGCTAAGCCCAGTTTCCTTGACTTCCTCAAG CATCGTCAGGAAACCAGTAAAGATCATCTGACCCTCTTTGGACTGATGATGAAGCCTATTCAGCGGTTCCCCCAGTTCATACTGCTGCTGCAA GACATGCTAAAAAACACGCCTGTAGGTCATCCCGACCGTCTTCCACTCCAGATGGCTCTCACTGAACTGGAAACACTTGCCGAAAAATTAAATGAGAGGAAAAGAGAGGCAGATCAGCGCTGTGAGATCAGACACATCGCTAAGGCTATGAATGAACATTACCTCAACAAG cTGCTGAGCAGTGGCAGCCGTTATCTGATTCGTTCTGATGACGTTGTGGAAACCGTTTATAACGATCGCGGGGAGATCATTAAGACAAAAGAACGGCGAGTCTTTCTTCTGAATGATGTGCTCATGTGTGCCACCCCCAACTGGCG CCCCTCTCAGGATGGTGTGAGTGTGGGACCCGGAGGTGAAGGTGTTCCCTCAGGGCAGCGCTTCCTGCTCAAGTGGAGCGTGCCTTTGAGTTTGGTTGAGGTCGTAGAGTTTGGCTCGAGTGAGGAGTTGGGCGAATCACGATTTCCCCCCTCGCACTCAGGAGATAAAGTCGTCATTAATGCTAAACCTA ATAAATTGTATATGGGTCCAGGGCAGCTTTACCAGGACCTACAGAACCTGATCCATGACCTGGGTTTGGTGAACCAGATCTCCACTATGATCAGCAGTTTGAAGGGGAATTATCAG AATGTTAATGGGTCAGTGGCTCAGGATTGGGTTTCAGGTCTCCAGCGCCTGATTTTAAAGAAAGAGGAGGAGATTCGGGCAGCTGATCGCTGTAGGATACAACTACAGTTACCAGGGAAACAAGACAA GTACGGTAGACCCACGTTCTTCACTGCAGTCTTCAACGCTTTCAGTCCATCTATCAAGCAAGCTTGGATCAGTAATCTGCAGATGGCTAAATTGGCTCTAC TTGAAGACAACATCCAAGGTTGGTTTTGTGCTGAAGATGATAATCAGATGAGGAAGCAGAACCATCCTCTCTTACTCAAGCAGATGGCTGTGGTCATGTCCAAACTACAGGAGTTCAAG GTGGAGTGTGCAGTTCACAACCCTGAGCCTCATGTGAACACTGACAGCACTGCAGATCTGCCTGTTGTGGGTCACGGATGTGTGTGG GTGGCCAGCTGCACCAATCACATGGGTCAGATCTCCATTGTGGCACTGCAGAACTCAAATCCCAAAGTGACTGAGTGTTTCAATGTGGAGTCTCGTATTCTTTGCATGACGTACGTGCCCATGGGTGAACCATTGGAAAATGGCGAGATAAAACCTGAATACCAGAAAGCCGGTGAGACACCGACTGTGTGTCTGGGAATGGAGGAAGGCAG tatatCTGTGTATAAAAGCAGCCAACGGTCTAAGAAGGTTCGTCTGCAGCACTTCTTCTCCCCTGATAAGTCTAGCGTCACATGTCTGGTGTACAAGAGTGGCTGTCTGTACGCAGGCCTGGTCAGTGGTTCTCTGGTTGTCTATTCCAGGGCTGATG ACGGTTCCTGGGTCGAGTCAGGGGCCCGTGTGCTGAAGCTGGGGGTGTTGCCGGTTAAAGCCCTGATGGTGGTGGGTGAACACGTCTGGGCCTCATCAGGAGGGCAGATCTTCATCatcagcacacatacacacactgtggaG CGTCACTTTGAAGCCCATCAGGAAGAGGGAATGGTCGTGTCCCACATGGTGGTGGCCGGGGTCGGGATCTGGATATCCTTCAGCACCGGCTCCACCCTCCGACTCTTCCACACCGAGACTCTCGACCACCTGCAAGACATCAACATCGCCACAGCTGTCAACAACATACTCCCAG GACAGCAGAGAGTCTCTGTGAGCAGTCTGTTAGTGTGTCATGGACTGCTGTTGGTGGGGACCAATCTCGGGGTCACAGTGGCCCTGTCCGTGCCCAGACTGCAGGGCATCCCAAAAGTCACAG GTCGAGGAATGGTCTCTTTTCATGCTCACCATGGCCCAGTCAAGTtcctcaccatggcaacagcagtGTGTAATGTCTCCCAAGCAACAATGGCAACTCTCACCTCCAGCACACCCAGCCAGTGCCAGCCTGGGGCCCATGAGGAGGAGGGAACCCAACTGGATGAGAACTGCTCCGGACTGGGGCGCAGCAGCACCAGCTCTCCCTCACATGCTCCAGTTCTCCAGGACTCCCTGTCCTCCTCATGTGGCTCTCTGGCTCTGTCTCAGGGCTCTTTAGAGCACGGCCCAGAGGACGGGGCAATATACGACCTGCTGAATGAGCCAGCGCACTTCCAGAAGGCCAAGCAGACTGAGAGAGTGAATGTGAGCTCAGTGTTGGTGGTGTCTGGAGGACTGGGACACCGCAGAatcaacagaaaaacaaaaccatCTAAGCATGAGGAGATGGTGTCCACCATTATGGTGTGGCAGATACCACTGCCCAGCCTGTGA